Part of the Citrus sinensis cultivar Valencia sweet orange chromosome 2, DVS_A1.0, whole genome shotgun sequence genome, TATTTGAATGTGCCACACCTAACAATTTCATTCTGTAATGATGGTCTCCTGACTACCAGCATTGTCAAGACTTCAAATCTTTGTCTTCCTAAAGTTACTGTACCAAAAACCAAGAACCTTTTAGAGTATGAATTATCTGTTACTAGAGGTGTATGCTAATTAATAGAGAACATAAGGAATCTTGGTCAACGACTTTAGTTGTTATGCTGTTGCTTTTTGTTtgttgcttttattttcccttGTTATAACTGTGTTTCCTTACTCTGATGAAAGCTTCTAACTGTTATATTTGTCATGCAGATCAAGAATCACAGAGCAAGGAGATACATATGTCTTATGATTTGTATGTGAAAGTTCTCCGTATTCTAAAGGTGGTTATGTGTCTTCTGAAATCTTTTGAAATCTTTCagtagtttaatttttttattcttctcttcATTTGGATTGTAAGAATTTATACATGTGGTGTATAGGTTGTCATCTATTTTGTGCTGATTTGTTGGTTTTGGAGAGCCCCGGTTGCTGCCATATCTCAGCAACTTGTGCAACCTTTTGGTAATATATATTCCTGATACCGTCAGCTCTTTCTTATTccctttcttctctctccctCGTGTTCATGGGTATTATATATCATTGTTTTTTTGATTCCGTTGTCCACAAAACTGTTCTGCCCTTAACTTCATGGACAAGCTCATTGAAAAACTTGGGCAGATTATAACATTACTTGCCTCACTAAAAGCCTcaccaaagaaaaagaaacttaaataaGAATGAATTGAGTGGGCATAGAGCAGCTGGATATTCATCGAGGAAAAGCAAATCCGCAACATCTTGAATTGTGCAGTGTGTTGATTGACTTATATCTGTTGCGCAGTGTGTTGATTCACTTACATCTGCCTTTTTGCAGGGAAGTTTCTGTCCTGGTGGACTGGAGgtcaatcaaaaaacaatgtTATGGTAAATAAACTTGGTTCTTTGTCTTCTATATCTCTTATTGTGAACAAGCAAGTTTTTATGCACGGGAGAAGTTTTTATCTTCCTCATGTCCATTCTAAAAATCTTAGTTTTGGTTTAAATTGCCATATCATGTGTACTTTTGTGCTTTATTATCAGGAGTGAAGCCATTTGATATCATTAGGATTTTGAATTAGCATCCAAGCATCTTCTCTCTCATCTCGTCTACAGGCTTGATGACAACTCTTggtttaaatgaaaaagaaaagaaaaataatgattatgaAGGATGGTGACAGATATGCTTGGTGTTTCTTCAACATTGAACATCTtaacaattttcttatttttggtAAATAATGTATTTAATATGAACATTTTATGGGAAGTTAGCTCATTTAAGTCTTGCCAAAAGTTACATCTAAGTGGGGCACGAACTCTTATTTTCTTCGCTGTCAAATCTCTGTGGTAACctagattaaaaaagaaaaaaaggggaaaaagcTTTGATCATTGTTGAACTCtctttattgatttttctaCTTCTAATGCCACTGCAGGTTGGGATAATACCTTGGTTAATATTGTCTACAAGGGTTAGCAAATTTGTCTGTGGGCTCTTCAAGTAGACGAAAGGCTCTGATGATCTGCACAGACTATCTATTGTTTTGAATATCACGAAGAGAAAAATTCGGCTTTTGCAGCCCCATTTCCGCGTTGATCCTCACCCAccccataatttttttttttttcatttttcagtcTTTTTATAGCTTTGCATTTGTTTTGAAAAGGCATCCAATATATTACTGCATTGTTTTATTGTATAGATCTTATATAAGTTTCTGTTGCGTGCCCTTATTTGTAACAATAGGGTGCTCAACTAACATGAATTTTTTACCCCCTTTTTTTACCCCCTTTTTCTACCCCATGCCACTCCTCccccacttttttttttttggatatgtGTATACCCTTCTCGCCGTAAATTTTGATTGATACTAGGCAGTGGTTTTGGTTCATTGAGAAACAAGTCTGGAAAATACATTACATAATTCAAAGCTAGCATTCTCTTGGATTGAAGAAGGCGAAGTAATACTTTGAATAAGTGTTAGCATTttgtactttaaaaaaaaaaaaattgtcgcAATATCAGTATATATTATCCCATAGTGTATAATAAACATGATGACAATATGCATCACATAAACATTAGGACTCCGACTATCTTTATAATAGGAATTACCCTAACATTATTGTATATTTAAcccataaaattacaattcagtttaaaaacaatttatttatgaaattattatttcaaaatttacagTTAAGACAGGAAATGGATCACATCTTAAGGCATGAAATGTAACACGTCTTAAAACGACGCTGTGGCAGTTGAgttgatttttgtttaaataactattgtttaaataattacGAATATTTTCAGCgttactttaaaataaatagtccattcaaaataaataagtggCAAATCtacattcattatttttttaaattactgtaatatttcttaaaaaaattctatgatTTAATTCGATTTCCTACTACTACCCTTCTCGGCTTGCCAGTCGACTGTCGGGGGCGGTGGTGGGCCAAAAAAATCGAACCCCTCGGTCCAATTTGTATAGATGAAATCAGACCGGCTTAGCTCGGTTTGTCGTTTGACAAATTGGTCAGCATTGGTAACATTTACGGCAGATGCCAAACCGGATGAACCGGTCTAAGTTCTGTTTGAGCCAAAATTGACCCAAATCGGTCCGTGCCCACCTAATTGAGCGCAAACTCTCTTCCTATTTCCTACCTTTATATAACGACGAGTAAGCTTAAGGACAGTGTAGTAATTGTACATGtcaaaattctatttaaactCCAAAACGACAATTAGTTTGACAGATTGATTTGCGTTTGAGCTTTGAGTTTAGggttctttttgttttttggtctCTGTACGATCGAGTTTCCTATTAGGGTTTGTTctaatttcatcatcatcagcaagATAATCGAAGAAGCTGAGAAAGAATTGAATTTTCAACAGTAAAAGCTATGTACGGATCCAGAGGGTAAGTTGCTAAACTTCATGTTTAATTCCTTGTTCggctttcattattttgttgtaatactttatttatttttaaaaaaattgagttaggcttttattttccacttgtttgaatttatgttTTGTTGCAATCGCTTACTTTGTTAACAAAATTGAGATTAGAACTGCGAAATTAAGGagattttgtttaaaagagaataatatttcaaaaaaagtaatgatgAATGTTAAATAGCTTGTTTGGCAGTCAttgataattgattaattcatTCTTTGCATTAGTTATGGCACAGATTTCATGtatcatgattttatgatgatgattcgctgataaatttctttctcctcAAGTCGTTTCATATGCGATTGATGTAACTCAGTGTAAAAACTGTGTTACTTTGCATGCAAATTTGTGATATCTTTTGTggttgtatttatttttctgctttGTTTTGCATCTTGTTTGTTTCCTTGTGTACTCTTATATACATGTATGCGTGTCGATTATTCTTGGGAGGGTTGCCCAATATGATAATGCtttgaaaattacaaaagtcGAATAGACATTAGGTGTCTGGGAAGAGTGGGTTGGGTTTGGTTTTATTAACAGGTTGAgtggggattttttttttccttttgggtATGGATAATTGAAGGGCAATATTGGGAAGCGGGGGGGTTTCGGACGGGTACGAGGTCGGCTCAAAGAGACAAAGAATGATGGAACCAAATCCTTACTTCGCAGTGAGCAGCAGTGCAAGTGGCTTTCAACCTTACGGCTATGGTGGTGGGTTTCCACCCCCGCCTTCCTTTCCTGTTGTTCGCCTCAGGGGGCTGCCATTTAACTGCACTGATATTGACATTTGCAAGTTCTTTGCTGGACTGGATATTGTGGATGTGTTGCTGGTCAACAAGAATGGACGCTTCTCAGGAGAGGCTTTTGTTGTCTTTGCTGGGCCCATACAAGTTGAGTTTGCTTTACAGAGAGATCGGCAGAACATGGGGCGTCGGTATGTTGAAGTTTTCAGGTGCAAGAGACAGGATTACTACAATGCCGTGGCTTCAGAGGTGAATTATGAAGGGATCTATGATAATGATTTCCATGGAAGTCCTCCACCATCACGAGCTAAGAGGTACAATGATAAAGATCAAATGGAACACACTGAAATTTTGAAGATGCGTGGTCTTCCTTTCTCTGTGAAGAAATCTGAAATAGTTCAATTCTTTAAAGACTACAAGATAATTGAGGATAAGATACACATTGCATGCCGACCTGATGGTAAGGCTACCGGTGAGGCATATGTGGAGTTTGTTTCTGTAGAGGAGGCTAAGAGAGCAATGTGTAAAGACAAGATGACAATTGGTTCGAGGTATGTCGAGCTGTTCCCTTCCACACCTGATGAAGCTCGGCGTGCTGAATCAAGATCAAGACAGTGAAGAGGCGTTAATTGTGGCTAGAGGTTTTAACGGCtgaaatatatttcttttcatctttgtagCTTTTACCAGCTGTGCTAGTATGCATGCACCTTCTGATTTCACGTGAAGCTTTCATTCTGGtgccacaatttttttttggggctcATTTAGATTGTATGCATAGATTATTCGTGACTATAAATTGTCCTCCTTTggatatttgaatttttatttcttatagaAGTTATAAACTTGAACATTTTGTATATTGTTTGCTTAAGGACCCTGTCACATTGGTTGACCAAATCTCTTTGggttcaaaatgaagaaaagaagtgAATGTTGCAGGATTGACATTGACTCTGTAGACTACTTAAATcggacccttttttttttggtgtgtgTGAATTGTGTGATTCTATTTCAACGTTTGGCATGGATTTTTCATATACTGTAGTTTCTTGTTATTTAAAACAAGTCAAGTCAAAAAGCTACAAATGCTTTACTCGGTGATGCCCCATACAAATTGTATTTGTTCCAAGTTCTAATTCGTTAAGACCTAGATTCAcaaatgttattattgttcATTGAAGTAAAGGAGGCAAACACCAGCAAGCAACTAGTTTTCCATCACCAGCCAGAGTGAGCTCTCACTGTGTTATCCTCCAATCCAGCCAACCATATTCGACCTTAGAACTGGCCTACAAGAATCTGTAATTTCGGCTGCAGCATCTGCCTCTGGGAAATCCGTCCTCCATCTCGACCCAAACCCATTTTACAGTTCCTGCTTCTCATTGCTCTCCATTGCTGATCTGACTGACTTCCCTACCTCCCATCCTACGCCTTATTCTGATGTACAGGCATCCGTGAGAATCAGTTGATGAGATTCTCTAAGCTTGTTGGGGGAAATTATTCAAGTGTTAGCTCCGTACAACTCATCTGAGGGTACTGGTGTCGATTTTGTTCAGGTTTCCAAATGCACTTGGGGCTTTTTCGTGCGTTTGGGGCAGCTGCGCTGCCACCGCGCAGCTGCTCCAAACAGGTCCTTTGTCATTTTGCTGCCGTTAAAGGCTGTCTTTATGTAAGGTTCAAGGGATGCCCTCATCTCCACCCGAGCAACTGCCAGAAATGCCTTAGTAATGTTGTTTTCTGATGATCTACACTTGGAATTACAGCGTCAGATACAAGTTGCTCGCTAATTAACTAATCACTAATTTCCTTAATTCAA contains:
- the LOC102629250 gene encoding uncharacterized protein LOC102629250, whose amino-acid sequence is MYGSRGAILGSGGVSDGYEVGSKRQRMMEPNPYFAVSSSASGFQPYGYGGGFPPPPSFPVVRLRGLPFNCTDIDICKFFAGLDIVDVLLVNKNGRFSGEAFVVFAGPIQVEFALQRDRQNMGRRYVEVFRCKRQDYYNAVASEVNYEGIYDNDFHGSPPPSRAKRYNDKDQMEHTEILKMRGLPFSVKKSEIVQFFKDYKIIEDKIHIACRPDGKATGEAYVEFVSVEEAKRAMCKDKMTIGSRYVELFPSTPDEARRAESRSRQ
- the LOC102629536 gene encoding protein GET1 isoform X1, with product MGEEETLAQHRSSSFAAPLILLLVLAFQFVSKWLDQLKKRGARSDKEIQLRREIKQLLKEASSFSQPSTFAQAAKLKRLATAKEKELANYQESQSKEIHMSYDLYVKVLRILKVVIYFVLICWFWRAPVAAISQQLVQPFGKFLSWWTGGQSKNNVMVGIIPWLILSTRVSKFVCGLFK